A genomic window from Candidatus Saccharibacteria bacterium includes:
- the def gene encoding peptide deformylase gives MSSTYTRKNIITLPNPHLRERSGRIRVIDDETLQLIDDMLAATLDWEASRPHEVAVALAAVQIDRLHRVVIVREDFDDKDNKNFTILINPEIVKCEGEMITDHEGCLSVKDVYGLVPRWSKVRVKAVDINGREVRIKSPNPFIARILQHEIDHTNGICFVDHIADQQDAFFILTDSGELEPYPYEKVVESGILEPDD, from the coding sequence ATGAGTTCAACATACACCAGAAAAAATATTATCACTTTGCCAAATCCGCACCTCCGCGAGCGCAGCGGGCGCATCCGTGTTATTGACGACGAAACGCTGCAGCTGATCGACGACATGCTAGCTGCGACGCTCGACTGGGAAGCTAGCCGGCCGCACGAAGTCGCCGTTGCGCTGGCCGCCGTTCAAATCGATCGCTTGCACCGTGTCGTTATCGTCCGCGAGGATTTCGATGACAAGGATAACAAGAACTTTACCATCCTAATCAACCCAGAGATCGTGAAATGCGAAGGTGAAATGATCACCGACCACGAGGGCTGCCTGAGTGTCAAAGACGTCTATGGTCTCGTGCCCCGTTGGTCAAAGGTTCGCGTCAAGGCCGTTGATATTAACGGTCGCGAAGTCAGAATCAAGAGCCCCAACCCCTTTATTGCCCGTATTTTGCAGCACGAGATCGACCACACCAATGGTATTTGCTTTGTCGATCATATCGCCGATCAACAGGATGCCTTTTTCATCCTAACCGACAGTGGTGAGCTAGAACCATATCCGTATGAAAAGGTCGTGGAAAGCGGCATATTAGAACCAGATGACTAA
- the fmt gene encoding methionyl-tRNA formyltransferase: MTNIVFFGTEEFSVPTLEALIASDYEVAAVVTKPDSVRGRGHKLDSPTVAKIATSHDIKVLQPDKLSDIRDDLIEMHAPIGVLVSYGKIIPQSIIDVFPNGIINLHPSLLPQYRGPSPMEAAIVNGDSKTGLTIMSLVREMDAGPIYYQEEFPLSGAETKPELYDVLSRRGAELLVDKLPSILDGQLPAEPQDESLATYCRLIDRQTDGVIDPHTMTASECERRVRAYLGWPKTRLSYLGSEVIVTKARILDNYQGDAWPDVIKCFNDTYLQVIELVAPSGKQMKTADYLRGIRS; the protein is encoded by the coding sequence ATGACTAACATCGTATTCTTTGGCACCGAAGAATTCTCGGTACCGACCCTAGAGGCGCTCATCGCGTCCGACTACGAAGTCGCAGCCGTCGTCACCAAACCCGACAGCGTTCGTGGCCGTGGCCATAAACTAGATTCTCCGACTGTCGCCAAAATTGCAACTAGCCACGACATAAAAGTCCTGCAGCCTGACAAACTATCGGATATCCGTGACGATTTGATCGAAATGCATGCCCCGATCGGAGTCCTGGTATCCTACGGCAAGATCATTCCTCAGTCAATCATTGATGTTTTTCCAAACGGTATTATTAACCTCCACCCTTCGCTATTACCCCAATACCGAGGTCCATCTCCGATGGAAGCCGCCATCGTAAACGGCGACTCAAAAACCGGTCTGACTATTATGTCGCTCGTGAGAGAAATGGACGCCGGGCCGATCTATTACCAAGAGGAGTTTCCCCTATCCGGAGCTGAAACCAAACCTGAATTATACGACGTATTATCCCGGCGCGGCGCAGAGCTATTAGTCGACAAACTACCGAGTATTTTAGACGGGCAGCTACCAGCCGAACCGCAAGATGAATCACTGGCAACCTATTGCCGCCTCATTGACCGCCAGACTGACGGTGTTATCGATCCTCACACTATGACCGCCAGCGAGTGCGAACGCCGCGTTAGGGCTTATCTGGGCTGGCCAAAGACCAGATTATCTTATCTAGGCTCAGAAGTCATCGTCACCAAAGCCCGTATCCTAGACAATTATCAGGGCGACGCTTGGCCAGATGTCATCAAATGTTTCAACGATACCTATTTACAAGTTATCGAGCTAGTGGCGCCGAGCGGCAAGCAAATGAAAACCGCGGATTATCTCCGCGGTATCAGATCGTAA